A single window of Fischerella sp. PCC 9605 DNA harbors:
- a CDS encoding EAL domain-containing protein: MPANEREKIRHLLVLQDMQGQRTIPLKETTYSLGRDSRNAIVLRSRSVSRQHAILLRVTLPETDQYGFRIIDGSFKGKKSTNGLFVNGMKCFSHDLKHGDVIEFGNNQVKAKYYAISNISEQAFSESFAAEDLSGFLSEQAHPVNPFETLAVPTDSFEGAGEVALARLASFPELIPNPIIEMDLEGTVTYLNPAAALKFPNLRNAGTQHPILAGLATAVQSGQGNSFVREVQVGEDVFEQSIHYLPESDLIRTFVVRDITVQKQAEAELRQRDRLLQAVAEATNCLLAEMNYETAIDKALAVLGEAAQADRVYMFENHPHPATGEMAMTLRFEWASASVEPSQCNWQNQPYQVTGFSHWYTALSAGQSIHRLTRELSATEQELLARESIQSLLLVPMRLDDKFWGCLGLADCCRERHWSKHEESTLLTMAASISGARQRQQVEEMIRYQALHDLLTGLPNRLLFNEQLTRALPNATRMKESLAVMFLDLDRFKTINDTLGHTLGDHLLQSVAQRLRDSLRAGDTVARWGGDEFTILLPRINYVEEVAQVARRILQALETAFHIEGHELYVSASLGIALFDEHSPDTETLIQHADAALYHAKDEGRNNYQFYTTSISSKTPEILTLEKSLRHALEREEFVVYYQPRVSIATGKITGLEALLRWEHPEMGLVAPNIFIPLAEESGLIVPIGEWVLRTACRQNKIWQDEGMPLVTIAVNLSLKQFRQPQLVETVAKILEETGLEPRFLELEITESTAIEDLDFTRTVLQDLENMGVHLSIDDFGTGHSSLSRLQLLPLHNLKIDRSFIRDLTTDVKVAHIVKAIVTLGRSLGLRLTAEGVEKEEELEFLKSINCEDVQGFLFYRPLSAQKATEILEEQGESL; encoded by the coding sequence ATGCCAGCAAATGAGCGAGAAAAAATACGCCACCTGTTAGTTCTCCAAGATATGCAAGGACAACGAACTATCCCCCTAAAAGAGACAACTTATTCCTTGGGACGAGATTCTAGGAACGCGATCGTCCTCCGTTCGCGGTCTGTTTCGAGACAACACGCAATTTTATTACGGGTAACTCTTCCAGAGACTGACCAGTATGGCTTTCGGATTATTGATGGTAGCTTTAAGGGAAAAAAAAGTACAAACGGATTATTTGTTAATGGCATGAAATGCTTCTCTCACGATCTCAAGCATGGAGATGTGATCGAGTTTGGCAACAATCAAGTTAAGGCTAAATACTATGCTATCTCCAACATTTCAGAACAGGCGTTTTCTGAATCTTTTGCAGCTGAAGATTTATCGGGCTTTTTGTCAGAGCAAGCTCATCCCGTCAATCCCTTTGAAACATTAGCTGTCCCCACTGATAGTTTTGAAGGAGCTGGTGAAGTAGCCCTGGCTCGCTTGGCTTCTTTCCCTGAACTAATTCCCAATCCCATTATCGAGATGGATTTAGAGGGAACGGTGACTTATCTTAATCCGGCTGCGGCTCTCAAATTTCCCAATCTCAGAAATGCTGGTACACAACACCCCATTTTGGCAGGACTGGCTACTGCTGTTCAAAGTGGCCAGGGGAATTCTTTTGTGCGGGAAGTGCAAGTTGGTGAAGACGTTTTTGAACAATCTATTCACTATCTACCCGAAAGCGATTTAATCAGGACTTTTGTTGTCAGGGATATTACCGTTCAAAAGCAAGCAGAAGCTGAACTACGCCAGCGCGATCGCTTACTACAAGCAGTAGCAGAAGCTACTAATTGTTTGCTTGCAGAAATGAACTACGAAACAGCCATTGATAAAGCCTTAGCGGTACTGGGCGAAGCAGCCCAAGCAGATCGCGTTTATATGTTTGAGAACCATCCCCACCCAGCCACAGGAGAAATGGCAATGACCTTGCGCTTTGAGTGGGCGAGTGCCTCCGTAGAGCCTTCTCAGTGCAACTGGCAGAATCAGCCTTATCAAGTTACTGGATTCAGCCACTGGTACACTGCTCTTTCCGCAGGACAGTCCATTCACAGATTAACAAGAGAATTAAGTGCTACTGAACAAGAACTCCTCGCCCGAGAAAGTATTCAATCCCTGCTGTTGGTGCCAATGCGGCTGGACGATAAGTTCTGGGGTTGCCTTGGCTTAGCAGACTGTTGTAGGGAGCGTCATTGGTCGAAGCACGAAGAATCTACACTTTTAACGATGGCTGCTAGTATCAGTGGTGCTCGACAACGGCAACAGGTAGAGGAAATGATTCGCTACCAAGCACTCCACGATCTGCTGACTGGATTACCCAATCGCTTACTATTTAACGAACAACTTACCAGAGCTTTGCCCAATGCTACTCGGATGAAGGAAAGTTTAGCTGTGATGTTTCTGGACTTGGATCGGTTCAAAACCATTAATGATACTCTGGGGCATACGCTTGGCGATCATCTGTTACAGAGTGTTGCCCAAAGACTGCGGGATTCACTGAGAGCCGGGGATACTGTTGCTCGTTGGGGAGGTGATGAATTTACTATCTTGCTACCCCGAATAAATTATGTTGAAGAAGTAGCTCAAGTAGCTAGAAGAATCCTGCAAGCATTAGAAACAGCTTTTCATATCGAAGGACACGAACTTTATGTGAGTGCCAGCCTTGGCATTGCTTTATTCGACGAGCATAGTCCTGATACTGAAACTCTGATCCAGCACGCAGATGCAGCTCTGTATCATGCTAAAGACGAGGGCAGGAATAACTACCAGTTCTACACTACTTCTATAAGTTCCAAGACTCCTGAGATACTAACTTTAGAGAAAAGCTTGCGTCATGCTTTAGAACGAGAAGAGTTTGTGGTCTATTATCAGCCTCGGGTGAGCATAGCAACAGGAAAAATAACTGGTTTGGAAGCATTGCTGCGTTGGGAACATCCAGAAATGGGACTGGTAGCTCCTAATATCTTCATTCCTCTGGCTGAGGAAAGCGGACTAATTGTCCCGATTGGAGAATGGGTTTTGCGAACGGCTTGCAGGCAAAATAAAATTTGGCAGGACGAAGGAATGCCTCTCGTAACTATAGCGGTTAATCTTTCTCTCAAGCAGTTCCGCCAACCGCAACTAGTGGAGACTGTGGCTAAAATTTTAGAAGAAACGGGGCTAGAACCGCGCTTTCTAGAACTGGAAATAACAGAATCCACTGCGATTGAGGATCTAGACTTTACTAGAACTGTACTGCAAGATTTGGAAAATATGGGCGTTCACCTCTCTATTGATGATTTTGGCACAGGTCATTCTTCTCTTTCACGCCTACAGTTATTGCCACTCCACAATTTGAAGATTGATCGGTCTTTTATCCGTGACTTGACGACGGACGTAAAGGTAGCTCATATTGTCAAGGCAATAGTTACTTTGGGGCGAAGTCTGGGATTGAGGCTCACCGCTGAAGGAGTAGAGAAAGAAGAGGAACTAGAGTTCTTGAAGTCTATTAATTGTGAGGATGTACAGGGTTTTCTGTTCTACCGCCCGCTTTCTGCCCAAAAAGCAACAGAAATCCTTGAGGAACAGGGAGAAAGTCTTTAG
- a CDS encoding FAD-dependent oxidoreductase has translation MLSTPPSLPTKTDLAIIGAGPHALTLVTHLLQKRQNMRGKIVVFDKGDRWMSQWQHQFAALEIPHLRSPAVHHPDPNPFALRKFAESRKSELFPPYDLPGTHLFEDFCEDVIRRFSLQQQVIPLAVTRIEPLPSPIRPRLRLWLHSGQSIIARRVVLATGSSKLQLPDWVIQIKSGYPQDRLCHSQTVDLRQLRLMGERVLIVGGGLTSGHLAVGTISRGAKVHLMIRRQLQEKLFDAEPGWLGPKYLKGFFAEQDYQKRFDMLVEARNGGSMTPAMGMQLRREVRNGNLKIDENCQVLKAEWLGKKWQVRCSDGSQHEYSRIWLSTGTKFDATSEVLLQEVLEAYPIKIVNGLPVLDEYLRVPGCELFLMGGLAALQVGPTARNLSGARMASEKIARAIVKPSIAFSHQRSA, from the coding sequence ATGCTCTCCACTCCACCATCCTTACCTACTAAAACTGACCTAGCAATTATTGGTGCAGGCCCTCATGCCTTGACATTGGTAACTCACCTGCTGCAAAAACGGCAAAATATGCGGGGTAAAATTGTGGTATTTGACAAGGGTGACAGGTGGATGAGTCAATGGCAGCACCAATTTGCTGCTTTAGAAATTCCCCATTTGCGTTCTCCTGCTGTCCATCATCCCGATCCCAATCCTTTTGCATTACGGAAATTCGCTGAATCTCGCAAGAGTGAATTATTTCCCCCCTATGATTTGCCAGGAACTCATTTATTTGAGGATTTTTGTGAGGATGTAATTCGCCGCTTTTCGTTACAGCAGCAAGTGATTCCCCTTGCTGTGACACGTATTGAACCCTTACCATCACCGATCCGTCCGCGCTTACGCCTGTGGTTGCATTCGGGACAATCGATAATTGCGCGGCGGGTAGTACTGGCAACAGGTAGCAGTAAACTACAACTACCCGACTGGGTAATTCAGATAAAGTCAGGTTATCCTCAAGATAGGCTTTGTCACTCGCAGACAGTAGATTTACGGCAATTGCGCTTAATGGGTGAAAGAGTATTAATTGTGGGTGGTGGGTTAACGAGTGGACATTTGGCAGTGGGTACTATTTCTCGTGGTGCAAAAGTCCACCTGATGATACGGCGACAGCTACAAGAAAAATTATTTGACGCTGAACCCGGTTGGTTAGGGCCAAAGTATTTGAAGGGATTTTTTGCAGAACAAGATTATCAAAAGCGCTTTGATATGCTTGTGGAAGCACGTAACGGCGGTTCCATGACACCAGCAATGGGAATGCAACTGCGGCGAGAAGTGCGTAATGGTAATCTCAAAATTGATGAAAACTGTCAAGTTTTGAAAGCTGAGTGGTTGGGTAAGAAATGGCAAGTGAGATGTAGTGATGGTAGTCAGCATGAGTATAGTCGGATTTGGCTTTCCACTGGCACTAAATTTGATGCTACATCAGAGGTGTTATTACAAGAAGTTTTAGAAGCTTATCCAATCAAAATAGTTAATGGTCTGCCAGTTTTGGATGAATATTTGCGCGTTCCAGGTTGTGAATTATTCCTGATGGGTGGGTTAGCAGCTTTACAAGTAGGGCCAACGGCGCGGAATTTATCAGGGGCGAGAATGGCCAGTGAGAAGATTGCAAGAGCAATTGTGAAGCCGAGTATCGCGTTTTCACACCAGAGAAGTGCTTGA
- a CDS encoding M61 family metallopeptidase, which produces MNEAIAPRTDTRLQKKLPTINYQVAMPQPETHLFEVTLHLVGYPFSILDLKLPVWTPGSYMVREYAKHLQDFAAFANNIPLKWRKISKNHWQVETGGVSEVTVSYRIFANELTVRTNHLDATHGYFNGAALFLRLPGFDRQPICVTIVPPYPQWQITTALPAVPGKINTFCACDFDTLVDSPFEIGRHQPYHFEVLGKPHELAIWGRGNFKAREMIADIKKIIEAEAKIFGGLPYERYVFLVHLFAQAYGGLEHKNSCSLIYQRFGFRDRDKYDRFMQLVAHEFFHLWNVKRIRPKELEVFDYDKENYTSCLWFCEGTTSYYDILIPLRAGIYDVNSFLNNWGKEITRFLTTPGRKVQPLSESSFDAWIKLYRPDANSGNSQISYYLKGEMVSLLLDLLIRSRHHNKRSLDDVMLKLWQKFGKDEIGYTAQQLQEVIESVAGIDLSDFFARYIDGTEELPFNQYLEPFGLQLVAETEPGAYLGVRVSSENGREIVKFVEAGSPAQFAGIDPGDELLAIDGIKVTANQLSDRLKDYKPKDTIEVAVFHYDELRIYPVTLTSSPASKYRVQPVVNPSNTQKQNFGGWLDVSLASLR; this is translated from the coding sequence ATGAATGAAGCAATAGCACCTCGTACTGATACCCGCCTTCAGAAAAAATTACCGACAATTAATTACCAGGTGGCGATGCCCCAACCAGAAACCCACCTATTTGAGGTAACTTTACACCTAGTGGGCTATCCGTTTTCAATTCTCGATTTAAAATTACCAGTTTGGACTCCTGGTTCATACATGGTGCGGGAATACGCCAAGCATCTACAGGATTTTGCTGCTTTTGCCAATAATATACCTTTAAAATGGCGTAAAATCAGTAAAAATCACTGGCAGGTAGAGACGGGTGGTGTTTCAGAAGTCACTGTAAGTTACCGTATTTTTGCCAATGAACTCACCGTGCGGACAAATCACTTAGATGCGACGCATGGGTATTTTAACGGTGCAGCACTGTTTTTGAGGCTACCTGGATTTGATCGGCAACCAATTTGCGTTACCATTGTGCCACCATACCCACAATGGCAGATAACCACAGCGCTACCAGCTGTTCCTGGAAAAATCAATACTTTCTGTGCCTGCGATTTTGACACCCTTGTAGACAGTCCGTTTGAGATTGGTCGTCACCAGCCATATCACTTTGAGGTATTGGGAAAACCCCATGAATTGGCTATCTGGGGACGTGGCAATTTCAAAGCGCGGGAGATGATTGCTGATATCAAAAAAATTATTGAGGCAGAAGCAAAGATATTTGGCGGTTTGCCTTATGAAAGATATGTGTTTCTGGTGCATTTATTTGCCCAAGCTTATGGCGGCTTAGAGCATAAAAACAGTTGCTCGTTGATTTATCAGCGTTTTGGATTTCGCGATCGCGATAAGTACGATCGCTTTATGCAATTAGTAGCCCACGAGTTTTTCCACTTGTGGAATGTCAAGCGCATTCGCCCCAAGGAACTGGAAGTTTTTGATTATGACAAAGAAAACTATACTTCCTGTCTATGGTTTTGTGAGGGGACAACAAGTTACTACGACATACTCATTCCTTTACGGGCAGGCATTTACGATGTAAATTCATTCTTGAATAATTGGGGTAAAGAAATTACTAGGTTTTTAACTACACCAGGTCGTAAGGTGCAACCTCTTTCAGAATCCAGTTTTGATGCTTGGATAAAACTTTACCGTCCGGATGCTAATAGCGGCAATTCCCAAATTTCTTATTATTTGAAAGGGGAAATGGTATCGTTATTGCTAGATTTACTGATTCGTTCTCGTCATCACAACAAGCGATCGCTTGATGATGTCATGCTCAAATTGTGGCAAAAATTTGGTAAAGACGAAATTGGCTATACTGCACAACAATTGCAAGAGGTCATAGAGTCTGTGGCGGGAATCGATTTATCTGATTTCTTTGCACGATACATAGATGGTACTGAAGAATTACCTTTTAATCAGTATCTTGAACCTTTTGGCTTGCAATTGGTGGCAGAGACAGAACCAGGTGCTTACCTAGGTGTGAGGGTAAGTAGTGAAAATGGACGAGAGATCGTTAAGTTTGTCGAGGCGGGTTCTCCTGCACAATTCGCCGGCATCGATCCTGGTGATGAGTTGCTGGCAATTGATGGTATCAAGGTAACGGCGAATCAATTAAGCGATCGCCTCAAAGACTACAAACCAAAGGATACTATCGAGGTTGCGGTTTTCCACTATGATGAACTCCGTATCTATCCTGTAACTCTGACTTCTTCACCAGCAAGCAAGTATCGGGTGCAACCTGTAGTTAATCCTTCTAACACACAAAAACAGAACTTTGGCGGGTGGTTAGATGTATCACTCGCAAGTCTGCGGTAA
- a CDS encoding Crp/Fnr family transcriptional regulator has translation MHTEVFSELFPLMSTANPQTLEWLLSVAVEHEYPAGRAVLMEDAWGNAVYFVVSGWVKVRRTVGEDSVALAILGRGDFFGEMAILDESPRSTDVIALSPVKLLSISRERFIHILFKDPQLHHRMLQLMVRRLRHVNVRLQMRSSPPAVKLAHTLVSLGESYGQETQQGREMFNIPFKDLADVTEIGVEETTKIIEKLDEKGWIKIDTVNQVLYLVNFRQLMNLAGKV, from the coding sequence ATGCATACAGAGGTTTTTAGTGAACTTTTCCCCTTGATGAGTACAGCCAATCCACAAACTTTGGAGTGGCTACTCTCTGTTGCTGTTGAACACGAATACCCAGCTGGGCGAGCTGTTTTAATGGAAGATGCCTGGGGTAATGCGGTTTACTTCGTAGTTTCTGGTTGGGTAAAAGTCCGGCGCACTGTAGGCGAAGATTCTGTTGCCTTGGCAATTTTGGGTCGGGGTGATTTTTTTGGAGAAATGGCAATTTTGGATGAATCTCCCCGTTCAACTGATGTGATTGCTCTTTCACCTGTAAAATTACTGAGCATCTCTAGAGAAAGATTTATCCATATACTGTTTAAAGACCCGCAGTTACATCACCGGATGTTGCAACTAATGGTACGGCGACTGCGACATGTGAACGTACGCTTGCAAATGCGCTCTTCACCTCCGGCGGTTAAACTTGCCCACACGCTTGTCAGTTTGGGTGAAAGCTACGGTCAGGAAACACAACAGGGAAGAGAAATGTTTAACATTCCCTTCAAAGATTTGGCAGATGTGACAGAAATTGGTGTTGAAGAAACCACCAAAATCATCGAAAAGTTGGATGAAAAAGGTTGGATTAAAATTGATACAGTCAATCAGGTACTTTATCTCGTTAACTTTCGACAATTGATGAATTTGGCTGGCAAAGTTTAA
- a CDS encoding energy transducer TonB produces the protein MAKSHKFECNRSDRPRDLLVYLASSILLHFILFIGSNYWLQAFVAKQKQQLSQEIPIEYVEVLPHETQKPPKTSRRAVKDSVAGGKANLERPVSVAKSASPFAPKPSTSALEITQPKREAPNLFPQKPQPKPLQIAPTSTTPPASKPQKIVVAPQTRPPQPKPLQIAPTSTTPPASKPQKIVVAPQTRTPQPKPLQTAPTPTTPPATKPQKIVVAPQTRPLQPKPLQTAPTPTTPPASKPQKIVVAPQTRTPQPKPLQTAPTPTTPPATKKTGAASRLGGPLSVSSDNFRGDDLAALPNSNRSNQASEGIDARQDIDISSYLDQLRQLVKQQWIPGFSHSSRRTVLHFTVNRSGQVSSLQIAQSSGFSVTDEAALNAIQRSAPFAPLPAGYKSDYIHIQFTFDINVYGELNLSRDGS, from the coding sequence ATGGCTAAGTCTCATAAATTCGAGTGTAATAGGAGCGATCGCCCAAGAGATCTGCTCGTTTATCTGGCTAGTTCTATCCTTCTGCACTTTATTTTATTTATAGGGAGCAATTATTGGCTTCAAGCTTTTGTGGCTAAGCAAAAGCAACAGCTTTCCCAAGAAATTCCCATCGAGTATGTTGAAGTTCTTCCTCATGAAACACAGAAACCTCCGAAAACCTCCCGACGGGCTGTCAAAGATTCTGTTGCAGGAGGGAAAGCAAATCTTGAAAGACCTGTTTCTGTTGCTAAGTCGGCGTCACCATTTGCGCCCAAACCTTCCACATCAGCATTAGAAATAACACAGCCAAAAAGAGAAGCACCAAATCTGTTTCCTCAAAAACCCCAACCCAAACCTCTGCAAATAGCACCCACATCTACCACGCCACCAGCATCCAAACCCCAGAAAATTGTAGTAGCGCCCCAGACTAGACCACCCCAACCTAAACCTCTGCAAATAGCACCCACATCTACCACGCCACCAGCATCCAAACCCCAGAAAATTGTAGTAGCGCCCCAGACTAGAACACCTCAACCCAAACCTCTGCAAACAGCACCCACACCTACCACGCCACCAGCAACCAAACCTCAGAAAATTGTAGTAGCGCCCCAAACTAGACCACTCCAACCCAAACCTTTACAAACAGCGCCCACACCTACCACACCACCAGCATCCAAACCTCAGAAAATTGTAGTAGCGCCCCAGACTAGAACACCTCAACCTAAACCTTTACAAACAGCGCCCACACCTACCACACCACCAGCAACCAAAAAAACGGGTGCAGCAAGCAGGTTGGGCGGTCCACTCAGTGTATCTAGTGATAATTTTCGAGGAGATGATCTGGCAGCCCTACCTAATTCCAACCGTTCTAACCAAGCTTCTGAGGGCATTGATGCCCGTCAAGATATAGACATCAGTTCTTACTTAGACCAACTGCGGCAACTAGTGAAACAGCAGTGGATACCCGGATTCAGCCATTCTTCCCGCCGGACGGTTCTTCACTTCACTGTTAACCGCTCAGGTCAAGTAAGCAGTCTCCAAATTGCACAAAGCTCTGGATTTAGCGTGACTGATGAAGCAGCACTTAATGCCATACAGCGATCGGCACCTTTTGCACCTTTGCCCGCAGGATATAAAAGCGACTACATCCATATTCAATTTACGTTTGATATCAATGTCTATGGGGAGCTAAATTTATCGAGGGACGGTAGTTAA
- a CDS encoding cation:proton antiporter, with translation MLESILWILLVGFFSGQIARRLKAPALVGMVLAGILLGSQVANAISPDVLAVSDALRTIAVMVILMKAGLGLDREKLVQQGTVALRLGFLPATCEAVAIALAAMWILKFDLPTGLLLGCIIGAESPAVIVPGMLRLKSLGWGIAKGIPDAILTGSALSDVLLLLVFSLLLSFLAKGAAEVTLPFGLTLSAVQLLPFQIICQIFLGVVLGWLTARVLVLLLAKQNWTQNAVQDTLVAASFALLLVVLAEKLPLFSGYLAVMAMGFFLIELDTPLARRLRLGFDSLWIVAEIVLFVLLGASIQLQVLEMTLLPGLVILAIGTLIGRALGWYLSTLGSNWNWRERLFLLPGNSAKATVQAAIGAIPLAQGIQGGETILAIAALSILVTAPLGAWAIPTFAPKLLERGEVDPTKVAIARRIVLLAAVDTSGLAIQVLTKAAELARRSDSEVIVLHVIRVPDPQAVDRLHSKAQRLLADIRHKFITTTGSVPEEIVRFAQDYQVAEIVMGKRGHQPWNRVLIGSVSQAVLESSLIPVILVEDERLPVQPH, from the coding sequence ATGTTAGAAAGCATTCTTTGGATCTTACTTGTAGGCTTTTTCAGCGGACAAATCGCCCGACGGCTGAAAGCCCCTGCACTTGTAGGCATGGTTTTGGCTGGAATTCTACTGGGTTCGCAAGTTGCTAACGCGATCAGCCCTGATGTGCTTGCAGTTTCTGATGCTTTGCGAACGATCGCTGTCATGGTAATTTTGATGAAGGCAGGCTTAGGGTTAGATCGAGAAAAACTGGTACAGCAGGGAACAGTAGCACTACGATTGGGATTTCTGCCTGCTACGTGTGAAGCTGTAGCGATCGCTCTGGCTGCGATGTGGATTTTAAAGTTCGACTTGCCAACAGGGCTGTTGCTAGGTTGCATTATTGGCGCAGAGTCACCCGCTGTGATTGTTCCGGGAATGCTGCGACTGAAAAGCTTGGGTTGGGGGATTGCTAAAGGGATTCCCGATGCGATCCTAACCGGAAGCGCACTATCAGATGTGTTACTACTACTGGTGTTTAGCCTATTGTTGAGCTTTTTGGCCAAGGGAGCAGCGGAAGTAACATTACCTTTTGGCTTAACTCTAAGCGCTGTTCAACTTCTTCCCTTTCAGATTATATGCCAGATTTTTTTGGGAGTCGTGCTGGGGTGGCTGACGGCACGAGTTTTAGTTTTGCTGCTAGCAAAACAGAACTGGACGCAAAATGCGGTGCAGGACACTCTAGTTGCGGCAAGTTTTGCGTTGTTGCTAGTAGTGCTAGCAGAGAAATTACCCTTGTTTTCTGGTTATCTGGCAGTGATGGCAATGGGATTTTTTCTGATAGAGTTGGATACTCCTTTAGCACGGCGATTGCGCCTTGGTTTTGATAGCCTGTGGATTGTCGCAGAAATAGTTTTGTTTGTGTTGCTAGGGGCAAGTATTCAGCTACAAGTATTGGAGATGACTTTGCTACCAGGGTTGGTAATTCTGGCAATAGGTACGTTGATTGGACGTGCTTTAGGATGGTACTTGTCTACATTAGGGAGTAACTGGAACTGGCGGGAGCGGCTATTTTTACTACCGGGGAATTCCGCTAAAGCTACCGTGCAAGCAGCAATTGGGGCGATTCCTTTAGCACAGGGAATTCAGGGTGGAGAGACAATTCTGGCGATCGCTGCATTATCTATCTTAGTCACTGCACCTTTAGGAGCTTGGGCAATTCCTACCTTTGCACCAAAACTACTAGAACGAGGCGAAGTTGATCCAACCAAGGTAGCGATCGCTCGTCGCATTGTATTATTAGCTGCTGTTGACACCTCTGGTCTTGCTATTCAGGTGTTAACTAAAGCGGCTGAACTTGCTCGCCGCAGTGATAGCGAGGTCATTGTTTTGCACGTTATTCGTGTTCCAGATCCGCAAGCAGTTGATCGTCTACACTCAAAAGCGCAGCGGCTGCTTGCAGACATTCGCCATAAGTTCATAACTACCACAGGCTCAGTACCGGAGGAAATTGTTCGCTTCGCTCAGGATTATCAAGTTGCTGAAATTGTCATGGGTAAACGAGGACACCAGCCTTGGAATCGGGTTTTGATAGGTTCTGTTTCCCAAGCAGTACTAGAATCCAGCCTAATTCCTGTCATTTTAGTCGAAGATGAGCGTTTGCCTGTTCAACCCCACTAA
- a CDS encoding GMC family oxidoreductase: MYDYVIIGAGSAGCVLANRLTEDPKTTVLLLEAGNPDQKQNIHIPAGFSKLFKTEYDWAYYTEKQPYLNNRRLYWPRGKVLGGSSSINAMIYIRGNWRDYDHWHDLDNQGWSAKEVLQYFIKTENQNILKNDYHGVGGPLNVTNLRCINLLSRAFVEAGIEAGLPFNQDFNGAEQEGVGFYQVTQKNGKRHSVATAYLKPVLPRPNLTVQTNAQVTKINFSGTQVIGITYFHQDSFHQIQVAKEVILSGGTINSPQLLMLSGIGDAEQLKSLGIPVVVDLPGVGKNLQDHLTLPIAYKCTKPVSLANAETFDNVLKYLLFKNGPLTTNVAEAGGFVKTRPDLKIHDLQFHFAPVYFLNHGFTRPDGHGFTFAPTLLYPQSKGSITLRSNNPLEAPVIQPNYLEKEADLEVLVAGVKLSRRLVQMKAFDAFRGEEFVPGLQVQDNEEIRAYIRNTVETLYHPVGTCKMGNDEMSVVNSQLQVHGVQGLRVVDASIMPTIVGGNTNAPTIMIAEKAADLIKNC, encoded by the coding sequence ATTTACGATTATGTAATTATTGGTGCAGGCTCAGCTGGCTGTGTACTGGCTAATCGCTTAACAGAAGATCCAAAAACTACAGTATTATTGCTAGAGGCAGGAAACCCAGACCAAAAACAAAATATCCATATTCCTGCTGGTTTCTCTAAGTTATTTAAAACAGAATATGACTGGGCTTATTACACAGAAAAACAGCCCTACTTAAATAACCGTCGATTATACTGGCCTCGTGGCAAAGTTCTGGGTGGAAGTAGTTCAATTAACGCCATGATTTATATTCGCGGTAACTGGCGCGACTATGACCATTGGCATGATTTAGACAATCAAGGTTGGAGTGCAAAAGAGGTACTTCAGTACTTTATTAAGACCGAAAATCAGAACATACTAAAAAATGACTATCACGGAGTGGGTGGGCCTCTTAACGTCACTAATTTGCGCTGTATAAACCTGCTTTCCCGTGCCTTTGTAGAAGCTGGAATAGAAGCAGGTTTACCGTTCAATCAAGATTTTAACGGTGCAGAACAAGAAGGAGTAGGATTTTATCAAGTAACTCAGAAAAACGGTAAACGCCACAGTGTAGCAACTGCTTATTTAAAGCCAGTATTGCCGCGACCAAATTTGACTGTTCAAACTAATGCACAAGTAACGAAAATAAATTTTTCAGGCACGCAAGTTATTGGTATAACCTACTTTCATCAAGATTCATTTCATCAAATACAAGTTGCTAAAGAAGTAATTTTAAGTGGTGGTACTATTAACTCTCCACAGTTGTTAATGCTATCGGGAATTGGAGATGCTGAGCAACTAAAATCTCTAGGAATTCCTGTTGTAGTTGACTTACCTGGTGTTGGCAAAAATTTACAAGATCATCTTACGTTACCGATTGCTTATAAATGTACTAAACCTGTATCTTTAGCAAATGCAGAGACATTTGACAATGTTTTGAAATACTTACTTTTTAAAAATGGCCCTCTCACAACAAATGTGGCAGAAGCGGGTGGTTTTGTCAAAACTAGACCTGACTTAAAAATACACGACCTGCAATTTCATTTTGCTCCCGTTTATTTTTTAAATCACGGCTTCACACGTCCTGATGGACATGGCTTTACTTTTGCTCCAACTCTTTTATACCCTCAAAGTAAAGGTAGCATTACTTTACGCTCTAATAATCCCTTAGAAGCACCTGTTATTCAGCCAAATTATCTAGAAAAAGAAGCTGATTTAGAAGTTTTAGTTGCAGGTGTAAAACTTTCTCGTAGATTAGTACAAATGAAAGCTTTTGATGCCTTTCGGGGTGAAGAATTTGTTCCTGGTTTGCAAGTACAAGATAATGAGGAAATTCGCGCTTATATTCGCAACACTGTGGAAACTTTATATCATCCAGTTGGCACTTGTAAGATGGGTAACGATGAAATGTCGGTAGTCAACTCTCAACTTCAAGTACATGGAGTACAAGGACTGCGAGTAGTAGATGCATCAATTATGCCAACTATTGTGGGTGGTAACACTAATGCTCCTACAATTATGATTGCTGAAAAAGCCGCCGATCTAATTAAGAACTGTTGA